The sequence TGCAGCTGCATTTTGAAACTCCACTTGTAGGAAGACATAGAAGTGCAAATAGAAATCATTGGTGTTTGGGACTCACCCATGCACTACGAATCTGCACCACATACACCATATAGCGGTGCACCATGCCGATCAAGCACCTTAGTTCTAATAGATTTCATGCATCATGCATTCGTTTTGGATTGCTACCCTACATATTTCATCTAAAATTCTCAATTTGTTCTTATGGTGTAGCGCTGATATGGTGCATGTGGTGTAGAGGAATAGAGTTATATCATTTGCATGAGAAAAGAATTCATCTTTCTTTACGTGAATCAATTGTTAGGTTGTGCAATGGTTGCTTTGATATTTATGCAGATAGATGTatagaaaattttgaaatgctttgagatctatgcgaaATATGATTGGACAGGTGACATTGTAAAAAAAAGaccaatcatttttttttcatgcgaAAGATGCAATGAAGTTgctgtaggatataatttttttgttaCAGGAGGATAGTCGAGTGtcccctatttttttttgtggtgaTTTTTCTGAGTTGCCATTATCATTGATTAATTCTAATTTACCCCCCAAAACCAGAGAAAACTGCGTTTTTTTTTAGCACTCATCGCTCCCTTCGAGTTTTTTCAGCACTCATTGCTCCCATTGAGTTTAGCGTCGGGAACTTCATACACGCACTAGACTTGCCATGCAAGTTGTCAGGTTTTCGTCGTCTTCGTAGTTtagttttttatatatatatgtatataaaaatCTTTAACTGAGTGAGAGCAGCGTTGGGACCCCCACGTGCACCGTGACGGCCAAGTTTGGTCTGGCGTGCTTAAATTTTCTTGCCTTCCGTTCGGTTCCTCTTCGGGCATCGCTTTCCGTCTTTTAGACCTCTTTCCCCTCTCCCTCACCCTCTCACGGTCACTGATCAAACCCTCCCATCTCTTTCTGATCCCTCCTTCCTCACGCGCTCTTGTAagaggggagggaaggaatccTCCCGCCTGATAGAAGAATCCGTGATTCTTGCTCGCCGAGTGGACTCTGAAACCCTAAAGGGATTCTTGGTGCTCGGCCGCGCCTGCCTCGCAGGTAAAAGGACTCGTCTCGCTACTGTTTTCTTGTCGATGATTTCTGATTCTCTTCCGAGTTCGTTACCTTTGATTTGACGCCGAAATGGATCTTGAGCCGTGGACGGCGCAAAAATCCTTCGATTTTGGTTGTGGATTCTCGAAACCGGGGGTGGCTTTGTTCCTGATCTTGTTCTCTTGACGATTTCTAATTCTTTTTTGAAGCTTGTTGCCTTCCTGGTGGCGATATTCTATTCCCCAACTCAAACGACTTAAAACCCTAACTTAGTCTCGGATAACCCTGGGTTTTTGTTGCGGATCTTGTTCGTTTGGTACTGCTTGCACGATAAGGGACCCTTCTTGCTACCGTTTTGTTGGTGATGTCTTAATCTTTTTTGATGCATGGTGCATTCTTGTGAGCGAACGACTTAAAATCCTATTTTAGCTCCTGAGAAACCCAATTTCGTTCTGAAATTTGCTCATCTGTCGTTAAAATTTGCTCCTGAGAAACTTTGGGTTCAAGTGTGAGAATAAGTGCCTAAATTTTTTTGGACTAAATGGTGACCGAATATTAATGTCATGTTAGATGCAACTCAGAGTATTGTTTAATCTCTTCCTCCGTTTTGTGTTCTTACTAATCATTGGATTCGGTTGGCTTTACATAATTTGGTGAATAAGAACAATCTTTGTTTTTTGCATTGTCTTTTGTTTAAAATATTTGGAACTGAGATTCCTTTGAATTCTCAGGATTCGGGCAGATTAGAATCTGTTAGGAAGTTCAAGACATGTCTGTTTTGGAGGGAAGGAATTAATCCTTTGtcttgttctttttcttctggTCATTGTGTTATGTTTTGATGTGCTAGGAAGTGAGGATGTCGACTCCTGCAAGGAAGAGGCTGATGAGGGACTTCAAGCGGCTGCAGCAGGACCCCCCTGCTGGTATAAGTGGTGCTCCCCAGGACAACAACATCATGCTCTGGAATGCAGTTATTTTCGGGTATGTCTGGAAGGAACAACTTGATCTATTTTTATTCGTTAGAGTCGTTTGTATTGTCACATTTTGTTTGAACTTTGTGCATGCGTTTTGAATTGCAGTCCTGACGACACACCTTGGGATGGAGGTAAGGCAATTCAGCTCCTCAAGTATTGTTTCCAAGAAATATATGGGGCGTGAGAATTTTTAGATCAATTACATGTTGTTTCTATCATgacaaatctttgttatatCGATTCCAATAGTTTGTTTGCTAAATTTAGGTTTTAGCGGTCAGGTAGTTTCCCCTGTGAAGGCATGCCATATTTCATTCTGAAGCATGCTCCTCTTTTCTTTGTGCATTTAAGTTCAGGAGAAACTAGCTCCGCATGCAAAGAAAAATGGCATTATTTGCAATTTGATCACCACTGATTCTGCTTTTAGTCCCTTCAACCTTAGTTGTTGCATTTTACTGTGATTTTGGCATGTTGGAACAGCTACATATGTGTACGTCTTATTCTCTATGCGTATCAACCTAAGCAGTCAAGTAACAGAATAATAGATCTTATTTTGCTTATCATTAGATTGTTTGTTCTTGCTAACTGAATTAGTTTTGCTTGGAAATCCATATGCCTCTGCATAACAGTTAGGTCATCTGATGGGCCCTTGTTTCCTGGCCTTAAGTTGGACATCGCTATACAGAGTACTTTGTATATGGCTGGTACATGCTACAGAATGATTTGATTATTGAAGCCCAGAAATTAATGCATAAGTAGCCTGTATCTGATAATTATTGATATCTGTTCGCATCACTTTCTTTGATTTTGGTTCTTTTTCATTCAAACTTCTGTAAATAGTTGCAGCAAGGTGCAGAAAATAAGAATGGGATTTGTTTAGTGATGCACTTGTTGGAGTATTGATTTTGCTGATTTTTTCATAGTTTTAGGTTCTTGCTTAAATTTGACAGCTATTTGTTACTTAAATCTGTTTTCCTTGCATATAAAATCTTTGAGCTTTCCAGGAACGTTCAAACTTACTCTTCAGTTTTCGGAGGACTATCCAAACAAACCTCCAACTGTCCGCTTTGTTTCAAGAATGTTTCATCCAAATAGTAAGTTTTAAATACCAATTAGTGTTATCTATGTAGTTGAAGTGGTTTTAAGTTAGCATTTCAGTTGAAGTTGTTTTAAGTTAGCACATCATTTTATCTATCATCAGAATATCATTGTTGGGAATGCTAAAACCATCAT is a genomic window of Phoenix dactylifera cultivar Barhee BC4 chromosome 4, palm_55x_up_171113_PBpolish2nd_filt_p, whole genome shotgun sequence containing:
- the LOC103696455 gene encoding ubiquitin-conjugating enzyme E2 2-like, with the protein product MSTPARKRLMRDFKRLQQDPPAGISGAPQDNNIMLWNAVIFGPDDTPWDGGTFKLTLQFSEDYPNKPPTVRFVSRMFHPNIYTDGSICLDILQNQWSPIYDVAAILTSIQSLLCDPNPNSPANSEAARMFSENKREYNRRVREIVEQSWTAD